One part of the Cyclobacteriaceae bacterium genome encodes these proteins:
- a CDS encoding beta-N-acetylhexosaminidase, which yields MANYSLRLTITLILFLVAACKGKKEEQAPSPAVTIVPLPVSVNVTHGHYTLPDTVTISAINPDEISSAVFLVDFFTTQKVPAKIVSDSTGSVSLRSFVSKEVLPEGYYRLVINADGVDIFSTSASGLFYGIQSLIQLVQENPTGLQVPLLSITDFPRFNWRGLHLDVCRHFFPVDFIKRYIDLMAQYKFNTFHWHLTEDQGWRIEIKKYPKLAAVAAYRDETLIGHYSDVPHTFDGQRYGGYYTQEEIKEVVAYAQQRHITIVPEIEMPGHALAALSAYPELGCTGGPYKAATLWGVFDDVFCAGKESTFTFFENVLDEVLALFPGEYIHVGGDECPKVRWQACPLCQERMKAEALADEHELQSYFIQRIEKYLNARGRKLIGWDEILEGGLAPHAAVMSWRGEDGGIAAAQAGHNVVMTPGFALYFDHYQGEPANEPVAIGGNTPLKKVYHYEPIPAQLSQDEHTNVLGAQANVWTEYIKTTDHVEYMVYPRALALAEVVWSPQEKRDWDSFVQRLPQQFMLLDRHKVNYRKPSADDLK from the coding sequence ATGGCAAACTATAGTCTCAGGTTAACCATCACATTAATACTATTTCTGGTTGCGGCATGTAAAGGCAAAAAGGAAGAACAAGCCCCTTCTCCGGCTGTCACTATTGTACCCCTACCTGTTTCTGTAAATGTTACCCATGGCCATTATACACTTCCGGATACGGTTACCATATCGGCCATAAATCCGGATGAAATTTCCTCCGCTGTTTTCCTGGTTGATTTTTTCACTACCCAAAAAGTGCCCGCTAAAATTGTCAGCGACTCAACAGGATCGGTTTCCCTGCGCAGTTTTGTTTCTAAAGAAGTATTGCCCGAAGGTTATTACCGTTTGGTTATCAATGCCGATGGTGTGGATATTTTCTCGACCAGTGCCTCCGGTTTATTTTACGGCATTCAATCATTGATTCAGCTCGTTCAGGAAAATCCGACAGGATTACAAGTACCCCTGCTTTCCATCACCGATTTTCCACGCTTTAACTGGCGCGGGTTACACCTGGATGTTTGCCGGCATTTCTTTCCCGTAGATTTTATCAAACGCTACATTGACCTGATGGCGCAATACAAGTTCAACACTTTTCACTGGCACCTAACCGAAGACCAGGGATGGCGCATTGAAATAAAGAAGTATCCGAAACTTGCCGCAGTGGCCGCCTACAGGGACGAAACGCTGATCGGGCATTACAGCGATGTGCCCCATACGTTCGATGGCCAACGCTACGGTGGTTATTATACCCAGGAAGAAATAAAAGAAGTTGTGGCCTACGCACAACAACGCCACATTACCATCGTACCTGAAATTGAAATGCCGGGCCATGCACTGGCCGCACTGTCGGCTTACCCTGAATTAGGCTGTACCGGGGGACCTTACAAAGCCGCTACCTTATGGGGTGTTTTTGATGATGTGTTCTGTGCCGGCAAAGAATCAACGTTCACTTTTTTTGAAAATGTTTTGGATGAAGTGCTGGCACTTTTTCCGGGCGAATACATCCATGTAGGGGGCGATGAATGCCCGAAAGTGCGTTGGCAGGCGTGCCCGCTTTGCCAGGAACGAATGAAGGCTGAAGCCCTTGCCGATGAACATGAATTGCAGAGTTATTTTATACAACGCATTGAAAAATACTTGAATGCCAGGGGGCGAAAACTTATTGGCTGGGATGAAATACTGGAAGGCGGCCTGGCACCCCATGCTGCGGTAATGAGTTGGCGCGGAGAAGATGGAGGTATTGCAGCCGCCCAGGCAGGCCACAATGTGGTGATGACGCCCGGCTTTGCACTTTACTTTGATCACTACCAGGGTGAACCCGCCAATGAACCAGTAGCCATTGGCGGTAATACCCCCCTTAAAAAAGTTTATCACTACGAGCCTATCCCTGCACAACTAAGCCAGGATGAACACACCAATGTATTGGGCGCACAAGCCAATGTGTGGACTGAATACATTAAAACAACTGACCATGTGGAGTACATGGTTTACCCGCGTGCCCTGGCACTGGCCGAAGTGGTTTGGTCGCCACAAGAAAAACGGGATTGGGATAGCTTTGTGCAGCGCCTGCCGCAACAATTCATGTTACTCGACCGCCACAAGGTCAATTATCGTAAACCATCAGCTGACGACCTGAAATAA
- a CDS encoding NUDIX hydrolase, with protein sequence MSLGSRERLFANLTVYETSYPEEAVFITPFLELLQQPRCFFRDHLPGHLTGSAWIVNETGSHALLVHHAKLSKWLQPGGHADGDENIFAVALREAQEETGLKNLCLLTENFFDIDIHTIPARKDFREHLHFDIRFIFQASQHEPLLVSTESNQVAWFALDDILTLAENNFSIARMIKKTKHYFEATSTMPKAITTSQNL encoded by the coding sequence ATGAGCCTAGGATCACGCGAAAGGCTTTTTGCGAACCTCACAGTTTACGAAACTTCTTACCCCGAAGAAGCAGTTTTTATTACCCCATTCCTGGAATTGCTCCAACAACCGCGATGCTTCTTTCGCGATCACTTACCGGGACACCTCACCGGTTCGGCATGGATCGTAAACGAAACAGGTTCGCACGCCCTGCTTGTACACCATGCCAAGCTAAGCAAATGGTTGCAGCCGGGTGGGCATGCCGATGGTGACGAAAATATTTTTGCGGTTGCCCTGCGCGAGGCACAGGAAGAAACTGGCCTTAAAAATCTTTGCCTGTTAACAGAAAACTTTTTCGACATAGACATTCACACAATACCTGCCCGTAAAGATTTCCGTGAACACCTTCATTTTGACATCCGGTTTATATTTCAGGCCAGTCAGCACGAACCGCTACTGGTATCCACTGAGTCCAATCAAGTGGCCTGGTTTGCACTTGATGACATTTTAACGCTCGCGGAGAATAATTTTTCGATTGCCCGAATGATCAAAAAAACAAAGCATTACTTCGAAGCCACCAGCACCATGCCAAAGGCAATAACCACCAGCCAGAATTTGTAA
- a CDS encoding threonylcarbamoyl-AMP synthase: MAEIGTDIEKAASLLTQGELVAIPTETVYGLAGNALNVEAVAKIFAAKNRPQFDPLIVHIPALSLARNYVTHIPKKAERLAQLFWPGPLTLVLEKKDDTIPALVTSGLNTVGFRSPDHHLTRKLLTSLSFPLAAPSANPFGYVSPTSPQHVNEQLGNNISYILDGGICSIGIESTIVGFEGDDPVVLRLGGLSLERIEAVTGKLKVNTHSTSNPLAPGQLKSHYAPGKPLIIGKIEELLQHYPAHTAGILSFARDFNSPYQRILSPGKDPEEAARNLFQYLRDFDKMPVDIILAELLPEVGLGRAINDRLKRAAAVDN, encoded by the coding sequence ATGGCTGAAATCGGTACGGACATTGAAAAAGCAGCATCCCTGCTCACACAGGGTGAATTGGTTGCCATACCCACGGAAACCGTTTACGGCTTGGCAGGTAATGCACTTAATGTTGAGGCCGTGGCAAAAATTTTTGCCGCAAAAAACCGCCCCCAATTCGATCCATTAATTGTGCACATTCCTGCACTTTCACTTGCCCGAAATTATGTAACCCATATTCCTAAAAAAGCCGAGCGCCTGGCACAACTGTTCTGGCCCGGTCCCCTGACACTGGTGTTGGAAAAAAAAGATGACACCATTCCGGCACTGGTTACTTCAGGGCTGAACACGGTGGGCTTCCGTAGTCCCGACCATCACCTCACCCGTAAACTGCTCACTTCCTTATCGTTTCCACTGGCTGCGCCCAGCGCAAACCCGTTCGGTTATGTCAGCCCCACTTCGCCACAACATGTAAATGAACAACTCGGCAACAACATCAGCTACATACTGGACGGTGGGATATGCAGCATCGGTATTGAATCAACCATTGTAGGTTTTGAGGGCGATGACCCGGTAGTGTTACGGCTGGGTGGCTTAAGCCTGGAACGCATTGAAGCCGTTACGGGAAAACTGAAAGTAAACACACACTCAACTTCAAATCCACTGGCACCCGGTCAGCTTAAAAGCCACTATGCCCCGGGCAAACCGCTGATCATCGGTAAAATAGAAGAACTTCTGCAACACTATCCGGCACACACAGCAGGCATACTTAGTTTTGCGCGCGATTTCAACTCACCTTATCAGCGCATCCTTTCGCCCGGCAAAGACCCTGAAGAAGCCGCACGAAACCTCTTTCAATACCTTCGCGATTTCGATAAGATGCCCGTGGACATTATCCTGGCGGAATTACTTCCCGAGGTTGGCCTTGGCCGCGCCATTAACGATCGGTTAAAACGCGCGGCTGCTGTTGACAATTGA
- a CDS encoding ATP-dependent 6-phosphofructokinase — MEEQKKKVLVLTGGGDCPGLNAVIRGIAKRARKEKNWEVYGSIEAFNGVLNEPQQIIRLTQRKTAGIHVKGGTILKTTNKANPMKFPIVQKDGSVKEIDRTEELITKIKKLGFDAVINIGGDGSQKISKALFDQGLNIVGVPKTIDNDLSATDMTFGFQTAVQIATDSFDKLVTTAESHHRVMIMEVMGRDAGWIAIHTAIAGGAEICLIPEIPYEIDKLVKRIDARYKFGKGFVNIVVAEGAKPKNGTIVARSGEKGSEHVRLGGVAFQLSQQLKDAGCQAEIRETVLGHIQRGGTPTAFDRVLATLFGVKAMELVIHGEFGKMVALKNNNISYVSLEEATRESNFVNKDSFLVKAAKGLGISFGD; from the coding sequence ATGGAAGAACAAAAAAAGAAAGTACTGGTGCTTACCGGTGGTGGTGATTGCCCCGGGTTGAATGCCGTAATACGCGGCATTGCCAAACGCGCGCGAAAAGAAAAGAATTGGGAAGTATACGGAAGCATTGAGGCCTTTAATGGTGTGCTCAACGAACCTCAGCAAATAATACGGTTAACCCAGCGCAAAACAGCGGGCATTCATGTAAAGGGCGGCACCATCCTTAAAACAACCAATAAGGCAAACCCGATGAAATTCCCCATCGTTCAAAAAGATGGCTCCGTAAAAGAAATTGACCGCACGGAAGAACTGATCACGAAAATAAAAAAACTTGGGTTTGATGCTGTGATCAATATTGGTGGTGATGGTTCGCAGAAAATTTCGAAAGCACTTTTTGACCAGGGATTGAATATCGTTGGCGTACCTAAAACCATCGACAACGACCTGTCGGCAACCGACATGACCTTTGGTTTTCAAACCGCAGTTCAGATTGCCACCGATAGTTTCGACAAACTGGTGACCACGGCCGAGAGCCATCACCGGGTAATGATTATGGAAGTAATGGGGCGCGATGCAGGCTGGATTGCCATACACACCGCCATTGCCGGGGGCGCAGAAATATGCCTGATACCTGAAATACCTTACGAAATTGATAAGCTGGTGAAGCGCATTGACGCCCGTTATAAATTCGGAAAAGGGTTTGTGAACATTGTAGTTGCCGAGGGTGCCAAACCAAAAAACGGAACCATTGTAGCGCGCAGCGGGGAAAAAGGATCGGAGCATGTGCGGCTGGGCGGTGTGGCCTTTCAGTTATCGCAGCAATTGAAAGATGCCGGTTGCCAGGCCGAGATACGGGAAACCGTTTTAGGCCACATACAACGTGGCGGAACACCCACCGCGTTCGACCGGGTGCTGGCAACCTTGTTTGGGGTTAAGGCGATGGAATTGGTCATCCATGGTGAGTTTGGAAAAATGGTTGCGTTGAAAAACAACAACATTAGTTATGTATCGCTGGAAGAGGCCACGCGCGAATCGAATTTCGTGAACAAAGACTCCTTTTTGGTAAAAGCCGCCAAGGGCTTGGGGATAAGTTTTGGTGATTGA
- a CDS encoding ATP-binding protein: MLIDITSKNYRSIKEEQNFSLEASSLKLKPGNTFAPLSDYKNLKLLKSAVIYGANASGKSNLIRLMWTLRNFVLNSLELKAGDPIPNRFYDPFLLDVTSQNEPTEITINFIPKNKKRHRYIIKYNKTEILYEYLGVYETNWISKIFERKDANEFVEFGEAMKNKKEDKRVTKNTLFLSKFGGIPNDQLRDIYLYFKEIEVWNIPSVHHINELYNNVQKNFNKPERQELRRKLSKLISVADTKISEVHVSERPDKDFESLPENIRERVIKDLKFETFGVHKVFHLGNESGIQMLSFNDQESQGTKTMFAIGGLMLESFEKEEPVLIFLDEFDNSLHPDLAKFLVELFHNPKVNKNNSQLVFATHETTLLDKKVFRKDQIWFGDKNKYGVTELYSVKDFNDLKNVRSDIPFDKWYRTGKFGAVPNIKKFEFIAEYE; encoded by the coding sequence ATGTTAATAGACATAACATCTAAAAATTACCGCTCAATTAAAGAAGAGCAAAATTTCAGCTTAGAAGCAAGTTCTTTGAAGTTGAAACCAGGGAACACATTTGCTCCTCTTTCGGACTACAAAAATTTAAAACTTTTAAAGTCAGCGGTAATTTACGGTGCTAACGCTTCAGGCAAATCCAATCTAATTCGGTTAATGTGGACATTGCGAAACTTTGTTTTAAATTCTTTGGAATTAAAAGCAGGCGACCCAATACCCAACAGATTTTACGACCCTTTTTTATTAGATGTTACTTCACAAAATGAGCCGACTGAAATAACCATAAATTTTATCCCTAAAAACAAGAAACGGCACAGATACATCATCAAGTATAACAAAACGGAAATACTGTATGAGTATTTGGGCGTTTATGAAACAAATTGGATTTCAAAAATTTTTGAAAGGAAAGACGCTAACGAGTTTGTTGAATTTGGCGAGGCTATGAAAAACAAAAAAGAAGATAAAAGAGTTACTAAAAACACTCTTTTTCTTTCAAAGTTTGGTGGCATTCCCAATGACCAGCTTAGAGATATTTACTTGTATTTCAAAGAAATTGAAGTTTGGAATATTCCATCCGTTCATCACATCAATGAACTTTACAACAATGTTCAAAAAAACTTCAATAAGCCAGAAAGACAAGAATTAAGAAGAAAACTAAGCAAACTAATAAGTGTTGCAGATACTAAAATTTCAGAAGTTCACGTATCGGAAAGACCCGATAAAGATTTTGAAAGTTTACCTGAAAATATTAGAGAAAGAGTAATAAAAGACCTAAAATTTGAAACCTTTGGTGTTCACAAAGTATTTCATTTAGGCAATGAATCGGGTATTCAAATGTTGTCTTTCAATGACCAAGAATCACAAGGAACAAAAACAATGTTTGCGATTGGCGGGTTGATGCTTGAATCCTTTGAAAAAGAAGAACCTGTTTTGATTTTCTTAGATGAGTTTGACAACAGCTTACATCCTGACCTTGCGAAGTTTTTGGTTGAATTGTTTCATAATCCCAAAGTCAATAAAAACAATTCACAACTTGTTTTCGCAACACACGAAACAACCTTACTTGATAAAAAAGTCTTTCGCAAAGACCAGATTTGGTTTGGTGATAAAAACAAATACGGAGTTACTGAATTGTATTCAGTAAAAGACTTCAACGATTTAAAAAATGTTCGTTCTGATATACCGTTTGATAAATGGTATAGAACAGGAAAATTCGGTGCAGTTCCTAACATCAAAAAATTTGAATTTATCGCAGAGTATGAGTAA
- a CDS encoding RloB domain-containing protein, protein MSKNKNIKRSLYILTEGHTEQAYFSRISEILGDEDEWKYSVTVDVREIVDGSKTDPVNMVKEAKKSQRSYDEIWVVFDKDRDRDQQNLQAIELASKSKIKIAFSSISFEEWVLLHFEKSTTAFQRSDCESRGQECTCQGAICVSTYIKINHYPAYVKGKAKLYDDLSDKRDIALEYAAWLKYHHSNIANYHLLNPFTDVDNLVAQLFELPTIRYTGINNPFSFEGIDICVTNYSTANNIVTVSIQTNNNSNRTFIFNNVQQNIKLLDTNNTELTYTIPQATTINTGDNRTTDIQFAINEQFQATKLKFQTANECVYVEL, encoded by the coding sequence ATGAGTAAGAATAAAAACATAAAAAGGTCTTTGTATATTCTTACCGAAGGACATACTGAACAAGCGTATTTTTCAAGAATAAGCGAAATTTTAGGCGATGAAGACGAATGGAAATACTCTGTAACTGTTGATGTAAGAGAAATTGTTGACGGGAGCAAGACCGACCCCGTAAATATGGTCAAAGAAGCCAAGAAAAGTCAAAGGTCTTATGACGAAATCTGGGTTGTTTTTGACAAAGACAGAGATAGAGACCAACAAAATTTACAAGCGATTGAACTTGCTTCTAAATCAAAAATAAAAATTGCTTTTTCAAGTATTTCGTTTGAAGAATGGGTATTGCTTCACTTTGAAAAAAGCACAACAGCATTTCAAAGAAGTGATTGCGAAAGCAGGGGACAAGAATGCACTTGTCAAGGGGCTATTTGTGTTTCTACTTACATAAAAATAAATCACTACCCAGCCTATGTAAAAGGTAAAGCAAAATTATATGACGACCTAAGCGACAAACGTGATATAGCTCTTGAATATGCTGCGTGGTTGAAATATCACCACTCAAACATAGCAAACTATCATTTATTAAATCCATTCACAGACGTTGACAATCTTGTTGCACAACTATTTGAACTTCCTACAATTCGTTATACAGGAATAAACAATCCTTTCTCTTTTGAGGGAATCGACATTTGTGTTACAAATTATTCAACAGCAAACAATATTGTTACAGTTTCAATACAAACAAACAACAACTCAAATAGGACTTTCATTTTTAATAACGTTCAACAAAACATAAAGCTATTAGACACGAATAATACCGAATTGACTTATACCATTCCCCAAGCCACGACAATAAACACAGGAGACAACAGAACAACAGACATACAATTTGCTATTAACGAACAGTTTCAAGCGACAAAACTCAAATTTCAGACAGCAAATGAATGTGTTTACGTGGAATTATGA